The nucleotide window atccctcttgccaaacacactcaatacttagtggcaaagcctttgtttgcaagcacagcggtgagacgtttgttgtagttaaccacaagtttagcacacacaccagggggaattttggcccactcttctttgcagatcctctctaaatcatgaaggttggtgggctgtcgcttggcaactctgaccttcagctccctccatagattttcgatcggattgaggtctggcgactggctgggccactccatgaccttaatgtgatttttcttgagccaatcctttgttgcctttgctgtatgtttagggtcgttatcatgttggaagacccaaccacggcccattttcagatccctggcagaggggaggaggttgtccctcaggattgtgcggtacatggctccatccatcttcccagtgatgcggtgaagtagccctgtacccttggcagagaaacacccccaaaacattatgcttccacctccatgcttgacggtgggcacagtgttcttggggtcataggcagcatttttcttcctccacacatggcgggtggagttgaggccaaaaagttcaattttggtctcgtctgaccacaaaaccttctcccaataacttggttcatctttcaaatgatcattggcatacttgaggcgtgcctccacatgtgctctcttcagcaggggtacctttcgggcactgcaggatgtgaatccattgttgcgcaaagtgttgccaattgtttccttgcaaactgtggtcccagctgccttcaggtcatttgctaactcctgccgagtggttgcaggacgatttctgactgttctcagcatcattgccaccccacgaggcgaaatcttctttggagcaccgggccgaggtctgttgattgtcatgttatactctttaaactttctgataattgcaccaatagttgttactttcacatccaacaccttactaatctttttgtagcccattccagctttgtgaaggtcaacaattctgactctgaggtcctgtgacagctctttggttttacccatgttggagacttgaaatctgtgtgatctgtctgattctgtggacaggtgtttttcacacaagtgattagtgagaacaggtggcttcaggtcaggtaacaagttgattgggagtgtctaactggtctgtaaaagccagaactgctaatgaatactaagggatcaaatacttatttcactccatgaaatacaaatcaattaatatatattccttagatttattttctggattttctttttaatattctgtctctccatgtaagaatacatctaccattaaaagtatagaatgatcatgtctttattagtgggccaacgaagaaaatcagcaagggatcaaatacttcttggactcactgtatacaCACAGGCAGATATTAATGACCCATGGTTTTATTACTATTGATAAAAATACTGCTGATAACATTCCGGATATcctccacaaaagaaaacagaaagttcttccacctaatggtgatgaagacactgcctgatgcctgagacttTGTTCTACCAGAGTTTGAGACGATGTTTGGTCTTTTAATCGTTGACGGACTTTAAAAGTCCAgcaagagtgtgtgagagtgtgtgttgtacCTGGAATAAGTTGTAGAGGTTTCCTCCGTATGATTTAAGAAAGCCGGTCTGGGTGTGATAGCGCAGAAAGGAAGTTTTTATCCAGTGATCGGTGAGAATGTTGTTAGGAACGtgccacacagacacatccTGAGCGTCAATATCAAAGTACCCAGGGTTCTGCAACACAAATGAACTTCAAGTTAAAAGTGTTATTTGGTTGCAATATACctatgagccaaaacattacgaTCACTCGTGGATGAGGTGTATAACGGTAATCATGCACGATAAACATAGTGCATGTAAAGACACGGTTTTCATAGCCTGCTGTCAGATGTAAGGAGGGAGCTGTTTTGGAGGCTTGTGGAGAAGAAACAGCATAATAAGCAGGCAGTGATAATGTTTTGACTCATCAGTGTAAGCAGCAATACAGAAGTTCACTGTAGCTATGAGGAGGGTATTAGGCAAAATAtaggtcagccaatcagaaaagagaTTTTATGGACATTTATTGACATCAAATTAAAAAGAACAGTTACTAAAAAACAATACACTCTCAAATGTTCTAAATGAACCAAGAAAAACGGTCTAGAAATGCTCGCTGTACCTTGTAGTCGTCACTGGTAGCAGCTTCCACTGTTCCGAACGTGACCGTGTTAGCCCAGTTTCCATCTCCATCAGGTCGATTAGCATTGCTTCCCTGCTGGCTTGACCAGCGGTCACCTACAGTGCATTTTCCAAAAACATTGTTCTCGTGCACACTTGCCACCAGCGTCCAGCCACCTCCTGCAGTGGTCATGTCGCAGTAGGTCTGGTAAACCACATCCTTTGAAGAAAACAGATAGTACAGGCCATCTGGAGAAAGAACAGCTTTTAGTTGTGTTTAAATTATGATATGCTGTTCATATGGATATTAAACACAGAACATACCCTTTTTGACTCCATATGTTTCAAGAAGATCTTTGCAGCTTGTGGCGAGGTACTCCAACCCAGATGCTGCTTGTACAGCACTCCGAGGTTTAATGATGTGACTGTTTTTTGCAACATCATTCCACACATCATTCTCCATCTGTAAAGAAAAGGTCACGCTACTACACCATGTTTTATTGCATTACAGTGACTATAATTTCTGTATGATATACTAGTAGAACTTGTATACAGTACATCAATAAGATGATGCCAATAATAGAAATaagatgaattaattaataaaaaaaatgatggcaGTGGCTTGTTTCTAAACATTTTAGAAAATAGAGACTGTAAACACTTACCGGGAAGACCTTCGAGAGTGAAAATGTTCAGAGAAACCCAAAGAGAACAGAACAAGACAGCTACCAGATGCATCTCTCTGACGGAGTTACAGACCTGTAAACAAAGCATTAATTAAGCTACGACAACTAAACCAAAAAACATTACATTCATGCATGTAAATAATGCTAAAATAAGAATTTTTTACTTTGATTAGCACCAAACTGGATAAGTAATTAATTCATTTgagaaatacaacacaaaacaccAGCCACTGCAAACTATCCTGAAATTGTGAAATATCAGAGGACCTGAACTGAAGACCCAGTTAATGCAGATGGTTTTTATGCGCCACTATGAACTCTGAACTTGCGTAGAGCTGTCCTGATGAAGCTCCAACAAAGTTCAAATAAATAAGGCAAAAAGTGTGAACTCATGCTTGGCTGTTAAAGCTGACTAACGGCCCTGTTGCACAGATGTTACAGAAACAGGAAGTGTCTTGTCATTGTTCTGACCCCTGTGTCACACAGTCCACATTACAGAGGCAGAACGCTGATTGTATAATTACGATGGTACGTTTGATGTAAAAATTCTCTATCAATGTAAAGGTTATCAACACGACTGTTTATGTCACTAATCAAAGATCTtttgtagcacatttatttttgtacTTCATCAATGCTGCGAAAAAGTTTCTcaaattcttatttttttatattagtcACATTTAAAGGTCTCAGAACATTCAAAGAACTTGTAGGTCTCGCTTGCCTTAGTTAAGGCCATTGTACACGACTCCACACTACGAAATGCATCTTGGGACAAATgaaagatgcaaaccactgctgaccaaaaaagaacacaaaggcTTGTCTTTCATTAGCCAAAAAAACATCTAGATGACCCCCAATCCGACCCAGGATAATATTCTGTGGACTGGTGAGTCAAAGGTGGAACTTTTCAGAAGACATAGGTCATGTTACATAGCCTGTAAAGCTAACACTGCATTCCACCATTTAATAAGAACATCatacatggtggtggtagtgtcatgAATTGCTACCACCAGCACCGGGTGGTCCAAGCTGAAAAACTCAGTAGTCAAATTTAAACAATGGGTGATTTAAGATTTCAATAAATGGTGTGCAGTGtgggtttgtttgtgctgtctttatatatatattctattaaaATTGGTTGAAATATCTGAAACATTTACATGTGACAAAtgcaaaaacagaaagaaattgGACTATTAATTAGCCAAGCCAGTGTTATAATTgtgaaaatgttacattttgtcTACAAGCCCCATACAAGTCCCAAGCCTAACTACAAGTACCATAATTACCTATCAATTACTTTAAGAATTGCTGCATAATTTCTAAGCTTGAACATCTTTCaactctctttctatctctgcTGCATCTAGAACCAACTGTGGGTTACAAAAGACAGCGATTTCAACACACTTCCGTGTCCTGAGCCTAATCACacttacaatacaataaaagcaCTAAACTGTAGCAATTCATTCATTTgagaaatacaacacaaaacaccaacCATTGCAAGTTattctgaaattctgaaatATCAGAGGACCTGAACTGAAAACGGTAGATCTACTGTTCGTATTCAACCCTACGTTTTCATACGCCACCATTTCAACTACTGGTTCAATGGTAAACGTTAAAAGTTAATGCAGATGGTTTTTATGCGCCACTATGAACTCTTTCTATCTCTGCTGCATCTAGAACCATCAGTGGATTACAACAGACGGCGATTTCAACACACTTCTGTGTCCTGAAccttacaatacaataaaagcCAGGCTTCATGTTTCAGCTTGTTCAGATTTTTGTTAAACAATGTTGAAaacatttcttcatttttcttttaattcaAGTACTtaacaataaacacaaacataatACTGTTACAGTTGCAATGGTGAATAAACATACTCACCAGCATGCCTGTGTTTTTCTCTTCAATTCGCTCTTCTTTCTTCTAACAAATCAGCCAGGCGGTCTTTCCTTTCCAAGGTGGAAAACCATGCCAACGCCCATGTCTTCGCTAAGCAAAATtgggttagctagctaaacagCTGATGCAGTGGTTTGGTCAAAATTTAACCAGGCAGATTGTTTTGTTTGTCAAATACAATCAGGAACCACAAACAGGGTTCTCTAATGAAGACAGGTGAAAGTGCTGAGAGAAAATATACTTTTTAAGGTTGATTTTAAATCAAGAAGAATGGTCACAGTGTTTCTGAGGAATGCCACTTAAATGCCTAATGGCAGTCTGGTTTTAGGGTCCGCCAGCAGACCACTATTAGTGGACGAGTCCCCCAGTAGACCAGTATTGGTGGACCTAAGAGTGCGAGAAGGTGTCTAGGGTTGCAGAAGCTAGAAATGGTAAAACGGGACAGTtgcagagcagctcatcacctccagactcttcTAGTTATCAGATTCAGGAACCAGCGGATTTTCCTGTGCCCAGGACTGCAGGTCTGTCCATCGTCTGCCCCCTTGCCAAACTGCCGCTAAACActcatcagaagggaaagcaccATAAACCATACTAAGCTAAGCAGAAATAAGCTAAGCTCACTAAATTCACTTAGCTACTAGCTACCCCCTCAGTTAGCTTAGCAAATGCTACAGTAGCAAGTGCTATCTAACTTTAGCCACTGAATTAATTTAAACTCACCAAATCTTCACTTTATATTGGGAAGAGCCTTTCACAGTGAGATGTTTGTCTCACCTGAGCTCATTTTACGTTTATCACGGTTCACTCTATTTTACCCCAGTCTACCCCTTTTTACCTGTTTATCCGAGTTTACTCTATTTAACCTCAGTTTATCacagtttactccattttaccTCAGTCTACCTcatttttacctcagtttatccCAGTTTACAccattttacctcagtttatcccagtttactccattttaccTCAGTCTACCTcatttttacctcagtttatccgagtttactccattttacctcagttttacctcagtttatcacagtttactccattttaccTCAGTCTACCTCATTTTTACCTCAGGTTATCCGagtttactccattttaccTCATTTTTACCTCAGGTTATCCGAGTTTATCccattttacctcagtttatcccagtttactccattttaccGCAGTTTATCCcagtttactccatttttacctcagtgtatccaagtttactccattttacctcagtttatcccagtttactccatttttacctcagtgtatccaagtttactccattttacctcagtttatcacagtttactccattttacagtgtatccaagtttactccatttttacctcagttttacctcagtttatcacagtttactccattttaccTCAGTCTACCTCATTTTTACCTCAGGTTATCCGAGTTTATCccattttacctcagtttatccCAGTTTACTCCTTTTTACCGCAGTTTATCCcagtttactccatttttacctcagttttacctcagtttatcacagtttactccattttaccTCAGTCTACCTCATTTTTACCTCAGGTTATCCGAGTTTATCccattttacctcagtttatcccagtttactccattttacctcagtttatcccagtttactccattttaccGCAGTTTATCCCAGTTTACTCAATTTTTACCTCAGTGTATCCAagtttactccattttacctcagtttatcacagtttactccattttacagtgtatccaagtttactccatttttacctcagttttacctcagtttatcacagtttactccattttaccTCAGTCTACCTCATTTTTACCTCAGGTTATCCGAGTTTATCccattttacctcagtttatccCAGTTTACTCCTTTTTACCGCAGTTTATCccagtttactccattttacctcagtttatccCAGTTTACTCtattttacctcagtttatcccagtttactccattttaccGCAGTTTATCccagtttactccattttacctcagtttatccaagtttactccatttttacctcagtttatcccagtttactccattttaccTCAGTCTACCTcatttttacctcagtttatccgagtttactccattttacctcagttttacctcagtttatcacagtttactccattttaccTCAGTCTACCTCATTTTTACCTCAGGTTATCCGAGTTTATCCCATTTTACCTCAGTGTATCCAagtttactccattttacctcagtttatcacagtttactccattttacagtgtatccaagtttactccatttttacctcagttttacctcagtttatcccagtttactccatttttacctcagttttacctcagtttatcacagtttactccattttaccTCAGTCTACCTCATTTTTACCTCAGGTTATCCGAGTTTATCccattttacctcagtttatccGAGTTTATCccattttacctcagtttatccCAGTTTACTCCTTTTTACCGCAGTTTATCccagtttactccattttacctcagtttatccCAGTTTACTCtattttacctcagtttatcccagtttactccattttaccGCAGTTTATCccagtttactccattttacctcagtttatccaagtttactccatttttacctcagtttatcccagtttactccattttacctcagtttatcacagtttactccattttaccccagtttactccatttttacctcagtttatcacagtttactccattttaccccagtttactccatttttacctcagtttatcacagtttactccattttacccgtttactccattttacctcagtttatcacagtttactccattttaccccagtttactccattttaccGCAGTTTATCccagttt belongs to Salminus brasiliensis chromosome 24, fSalBra1.hap2, whole genome shotgun sequence and includes:
- the LOC140546717 gene encoding intelectin-like is translated as MENDVWNDVAKNSHIIKPRSAVQAASGLEYLATSCKDLLETYGVKKDGLYYLFSSKDVVYQTYCDMTTAGGGWTLVASVHENNVFGKCTVGDRWSSQQGSNANRPDGDGNWANTVTFGTVEAATSDDYKNPGYFDIDAQDVSVWHVPNNILTDHWIKTSFLRYHTQTGFLKSYGGNLYNLFQKYPVRYGAGSCNTGNGPNVPVVYDTGDQALTTYLYGPSARGEFEAGYITFRPFNRESAAMAICSGVRPRGCNTEHYCIGGGGHFPERAPGQCGDFPSFDARGYGTHIAWSASKQITDAAVLLFYR